One segment of Fusarium falciforme chromosome 13, complete sequence DNA contains the following:
- a CDS encoding Nitric oxide dioxygenase, whose amino-acid sequence MLARAIIWRAGREALFQLHRRTYASTALTPKQIKIVKSTIPALEEHGVEIMTLFYRQLLDKHPELRNIFNTAHQDTGEQPAALAHAVWAYAVNIENPEAMKTAISRIGHKHASLGVTADQYPIVGEGLLSAIKQVLGDGVNSQDMDAWDAAYWQLAEYFITFEEGLYREAMATPGGWKGWRKFFISDKVQESEEIISFHLTPADQGTLPSYKPGQFVSIRCFVPELGTFQPRQYSLSDVPNGKYFQISVKKEFASDTKPAGRVSNVLHESLPEGSEVDISMPFGDFVLDINAMTPVVLISGGVGLTPMMAMLKKITEEGKSRRVVFIHAARNARVHAMKDTLIEIVRDNPQVTRLVYYERVEEGDTPGLDYDHEGRVDLTEVKDKAILPGADYYICGPSPFINAQSKALRNLGVDEKHIRMEVFGSPSS is encoded by the coding sequence ATGCTGGCTCGGGCAATCATCTGGCGTGCCGGACGCGAGGCGCTGTTTCAGTTGCATCGAAGAACATATGCCTCGACCGCACTGACTCCGAAGCAGATCAAAATCGTCAAATCGACCATCCCCGCACTGGAAGAACATGGAGTCGAAATTATGACGCTCTTCTATCGCCAACTGCTCGACAAACACCCGGAGCTCAGGAACATCTTTAACACGGCCCATCAGGACACAGGCGAGCAGCCAGCCGCCCTTGCGCACGCCGTGTGGGCATACGCCGTCAACATCGAGAACCCCGAGGCCATGAAGACAGCCATTTCTCGCATTGGACATAAACATGCGAGCCTGGGAGTCACTGCGGACCAGTATCCGATTGTGGGCGAAGGGCTACTCTCGGCGATCAAGCAAGTCCTCGGGGACGGAGTCAATTCACAGGACATGGACGCTTGGGACGCTGCATACTGGCAGCTCGCCGAGTACTTCATTACGTTTGAGGAAGGCCTGTATCGCGAGGCTATGGCGACACCCGGCGGCTGGAAAGGATGGCGCAAATTCTTCATCTCTGACAAAGTGCAGGAGAGTGAGGAGATCATCTCCTTCCATCTCACGCCAGCCGACCAGGGAACTTTACCATCCTACAAGCCTGGCCAGTTTGTCAGCATTCGATGCTTTGTGCCTGAGCTCGGGACATTCCAGCCCCGCCAATATAGTCTGTCTGACGTGCCGAATGGAAAATATTTCCAAATCTCGGTCAAAAAAGAGTTTGCATCGGATACCAAACCGGCCGGTCGAGTGTCTAATGTCCTTCACGAGTCGCTGCCGGAGGGGTCTGAGGTGGACATCAGCATGCCCTTTGGTGATTTCGTCTTGGATATCAACGCTATGACGCCCGTGGTGCTTATCAGCGGAGGAGTTGGATTGACGCCCATGATGGCAATGCTGAAGAAGATAACTGAGGAGGGCAAGTCGAGGAGAGTGGTATTCATCCATGCTGCACGCAACGCACGTGTCCATGCTATGAAAGACACCCTCATCGAGATTGTGAGGGACAACCCCCAAGTCACCCGTCTTGTTTATTATGAGcgagttgaagaaggcgatACACCGGGGCTTGACTATGATCACGAGGGGCGCGTGGACCTCACggaggtcaaggacaaggcgaTTCTGCCTGGAGCGGATTACTATATCTGCGGGCCGTCGCCGTTTATAAATGCTCAGAGCAAGGCACTTCGGAATCTGGGTGTTGACGAGAAACACATTCGCATGGAGGTTTTTGGGTCGCCATCTTCCTGA